The sequence below is a genomic window from Humulus lupulus chromosome 3, drHumLupu1.1, whole genome shotgun sequence.
aattaaaattttcatggaagttatatggtatattttattaatgaaaatatttaattttaatttagtttataatttattttgtaggaaatttattgcatttttgtggttgaaaagtaaggaaaagaaagaaataaaaaatggtaaaattgaaAGAGAAGAGCTAAAAGTGTTAAGGCCCAAACTGCACCACCCAACAAGCCACAAGCCCATGCCTTACTCGGCCTACCACCAAAGCCCAGCTCGCCTGGCTTGACTCCAGCGTCTGTCCTCTCCTCCCAGCCGAACTCCACCAGCCACTCGGCCCAACACGTCTCCTCTTGCCCTGCCATCACTTCGGGCCCATGTCCTCCAAGCAGACGAACCCACGCCAACTGTTTCCCCAGGCCTAATCACGCCAATAGCTCCCCTAGCCTGCCACCAAGCTTCTTTTTCCCCTTTTTGAGCCCACAAATTGTCACGTTGTTCCCTTGTCTAAAATTCCAAttctttttacccaatttttccacacattttaccccaaaattaTTATTACACcatataatttacccctatttgccatattattattaatttaattaatttaatcaatttaattattattttaatactcatttttttgGCTATAGATAAGGGATTTGAAGTGCTTATTCTTTagggaggttacactacacacttaccacatttcaaaatctctattctcttcatcttcttcttctttttggtcatttttctatgagtttttagaggaaaattttgggggtttctcctccaaaatttcctatttatgtttgtaattttttggtttgtaatttctattctagttatgagtttctaatctttttaagattattaaggtaatgatgaaacaatatgtaactagatagtatttatgttgtatgttgatttcccattttgtgcaataaagtttatggattttcttcttcaaatattttctttcatcttaaatatcatgtattttttattattagcacatatttacactttgttcttcattagtgcaaaaacataatattctttgtgtaagatgtgtcattaaattgtacacattcaatgcttagaacaaaaatattatgctttgccttataaataatgttcattgatttatttgttatttcattagattgatttatattgaatactttgaaattataatttgaaaagtgaagaaaaatcttatatttttagaagtaatttgtgcttaaaattattaatccatttggaaaatgatagtttaatttattttaactatcactaaaatttgagaatcaatgtacttttaaatattattgaacttatattttgtggattttattatcttaataatctttcttttaccatcttgatttctaatattaatttatttttatatattgtctttaatatctttattattatcttttattgtcacaaaatctcatcaatctttgggactatgttagaatttattaattttggtttaaaatagttttcttttcgattttagacaactcctttgggttcgacatccttgcttacacgatcaccattctatatgaacgattcgtgcgcttgcgatataaatatttaaaatatacccgttttgggtacatcatatatctatgtcaatgttgtatttagatgtcatatatataaagattatttatataaatatatatatatactttagaactataattcattatattatatattgaaaaaaaaagtgaaccagtttttattaaaattatagacaatgttttgcccTAATGTTTTAATACATTTATATCCTAcgttatattaaacatattttatttatttttatgatattttttatttatttaaaattgatatgataattaaaaaataataaaaatgaatacatgtattgaataagcatgtttataaacatattttatttatttttatgatattttttatttatttaaaattgatatgataattaaaaaataataaaaataaatacatgtaaTGAATAACCATGTTTATACCGTTAAAACTACACACtatttttacctagtatatataatTAATGTGTGCAAATTAATATGATAAAGTTTCAAAAAAACTAAAATCTGTAATATAATGATTATCACACGACGATACTAAAATTTTCTCGTGACATGTCTTTAGTCAAAGATCGCTATCATCAATTTAGTGTTATCCTGCTCAATAATTACTTCgtttctttaacacgttctcttATGATTGGATATTCTAATGTTTCCCATATAAATCTATAATTCTAATCTCATGTGTAAAATTAGACAACCATATACCACTGTGCTTGTGGGGGAAGCTCTAGCTTGTATGGCCCTTAGAATAGCATTGGAGTTTGGCCATCAGTTTGTAATCTTTGAAGGGGACTCTACCTCAGTTGTTAGAGCTTGCAAAGGCCAGGAGAGGGTCTGGGAAATTGATCCAATTATACAGGAAGTGTATGGTATTAAGAATAAATTTGTCAGTTGTCATTTTAATTCTGTTTCTAGAGTTTCAAACTTTTATGCACACAATGTAGCTAAGTGGACTTTAACTACTATGACTTCTGGGATGTTGAATATTTCATCCTTCACGATAGGAGTATTTTGTAATGATAGGAAATGGTTTTTCTCTATCTAATGAAGTTACTGATGTTCCCTAACAAAAAAACATCAAAACACGAACTCAACCTTGACACTGGAAGTTACAGTCAAGATTAGGGATGAACATAATGCGAGGAATGTTTCCCCATTCTTGTCCTCGTTAGCCATTTTGATCCCAATTCTTGCATATTCCCGATCAAGGTAAGGTAGGAAATCTCCACTAGGATGCATTAATTTAAAAGATAAAAGTACAAATAAAGTTTTCAATATAAAAATTGTGAAttgcataaaaattaaaattcattaatgtTCATAATTCCAAATAAAAATTTAGGCCAATGATGTTATGTTTAACATTCAGGGATAATAAATCAGTTATTTCATTTGTTGTTTATTTAGATGGAGAATTATGTCCCATTAGTAGTGAGTTTAACATTCAGGAATAATAAATTAGTTATTTCCTTTGTTGTTTATTTAGATGGAGAATCCATGCCCCATTAGTAGTGAATCCTTGCTCGATACTCCATAATACAACTATATTAGCCATCCTAAAATGTAATTTTATGTTGATTTACATACGTGTATCCAACAAAGTAAGAATCTGGTTAGGCAATCATCTCTAAATTTTTAGTTCGTCTAAACATAAGCATACTGTCTTAAACCTTGAAGATACACATCACTTTCTTTGCAATTTTCTTGATCTAAATAAATGTTTCTTTGAAATTTTCTAGTGGTTGACCACGCTTTTGGTCAATGAccatattttataaaaatgaCAAAAGGCATATGCACGAACTCCTAAGGAATTAAATGTGTAGTAAGGAAGAGGAAGATTTATAGCAGTTGGACCTAATAAATGATCTACTtacatttaataatttttattgctTATAACTCCCAAACAAAGACCAAATGAACTAGGATCAACTAAGTTATAAAAGCTCGGATTACAGAGAAATTTGTGGTTTTGTACACTGTAGTCTAAAAAAATGtttccctttatttatagtacGGATGAGGTGTGTGGCCACTCATTGCGGAGAGTAGCTAATTCTAGAGAATTTGAGTTTATGATTGATAGGGTTCTTTGGCAAAATTGTCTTTTTgttaaagtaattttgataaattTTTCAAAATGATCATTGACAATTTAGATAGTTAGTCGAAAATTTTAGATAATTAATCGAAAAATTTAGATAATTAATCAAATTAGGTCAGggtgcaaaatcacttaaaaatgAAAATTCTCACTAATTTTTCTTTGACAAATGATTAACTAAATTATGAAATATAAGATTACAAACAGTTGCATAATCTATGAACAATTGGCGACCAGGGTTGTAATACCAACGATGATAAGAACATTAGCAATTAGCAAGCTCCTTTTCAGTCCTAATTAGCACTGTCTTTGCCATGTCATCGTGCCGAAAATAAGTATAACACATAAGCATACTATCTTAAACCTTGAAGACACCACATCACTTTTTTTGCAATTTTCTTTTGGTctaaacattcattcacatcaatgttagagaatattttatactcaatggaaatggtaaaataaaaaatacaactatATGCAAAATGTTACTAGACAAAATGATAGATATATAAGTGTTACAACTTTATtgtaaaaatacaagtaaatagaaatagaagatgaTAGATATATTgataatacaactcaaagcataacaatacaaataaatatataagataGAAGCAAAAAGTAAAAGAGGTTGAAAAACACAATCAGTGGCCGTGATCACTGACAATTTCAGCcttcaaaaattcaatttttccaaaacgtcccaagtCCTtttccacatgattttgtaaaaacatgtcttcaacaaccatattacataatgactctatgaaattcaaacacaaataTGTAACTCTTAATCTATacattattgagtaatatttgagagttacaaatttgtagctccaaaatatgttatatttggatacacatgtgtccaattttacAACCCTCAATAATACATTATAAGGTGTGAttaatcacattttgtcacattatttaatctagcattatattatttgaaattaatataACGATCAAAACtcttagaaaaaatatattttaattcatttaacAAATCCTTGTCATTGGTTGCAAACAAAATATGGTCTACGTATAAAACAATTAAACAGATATTATTTCAAACAAATAGATAATgttcttgtgtgtgtgtgtgtttttttgttCTTGCAATTAATTATCTTTGATTATTACTTAGTTTTTTGTCAGCGCGTTTGGTGTAGCGGAATAGGTGTTCATACTGAACCGTGTAAAAAGTTTATTGTGTTCTTTTGATAAATGCCGTTTTCATTTGTTGCTTAAATCACTGTGATAGCGAGCTGATTATCAATATTTGAAATTACCAGTACTTAATGTTTGTTTCTACAAATACCATAATTTAATTACTTCTCTTGAAAATACCAAACCCCAAGAAAATGGCCCATGTCGTATTTTTCGTTGAAATATTTTGAAGGGGAAGAAGGGGTTTCTGATTAGCCCAGTAGCAGCCTAGAAGGGTTTTTGGAATTGGAAGAGAGAAAGCAGCAGCAACCATGGGAGAAAGAGAAGAAGCTTTGAGGGCAGTGGAGATCCCTGGCCGGGGAAGAGCACTGGTGGCGTCTCAGCCGCTGAGGGGTGGCCAAATAGTGCTCAAGGACTCCCCCATCCTCGTATACTCTGCTCTACCGCTCATCCTTGCCTCTCCCTCTTCCTCTTCCTACTGCGCTCACTGCTTCAGAaccttgccattgccattgccctCGGCGCCGCAGCCACTGCCAACATGCCCCAACTGCTGCTCAGAACGCTTCTGCAACCATAACTGTCTCTCCGCAGCCTCCACCTCCACTCACTCTCCTTGGCTATGCCAATCACTGCTCCGTCTCCGCCACCACTCTTCCTCACTCTCCCCGGAGCAGCAACTCCAAGCTCGTTTCCTCCTGGCCGCTCACAACCTTGCCAACCTCTCCTCGCCCCACTTCCAAATTCTGCTCTCTCTTCAGGGTCAGTCCGAGCCTGACTCTACCGCCGCTGCCCAATTCATTTACTCCCTCATCTCATCAGTCTGTCTTCCTCCGGCGTCGGGTTGGTTCTCGTTGGAGCTCTCGGCGGCGTTGCTGGCCAAAGACAAGCTCAACGCATTCGGATTGATGGAGCCTTTCTCCGAGAGTGCCCCAAGATCCGTCAGAGCTTACGGCATCTACCCCAAAGCCTCTCTCTTCAACCACGACTGCCTTCCCAACGCGTGCAGGTTTGACTACGTCGACTTCCCTTCAGGTGAGAACAACAACATTGATATCATCGTCAGAATGATCCACGATGTTCCCCAGGGACGGGAAGTCTGCTTGAGTTATTTTCCCGTGAACGAGAATTATCCCAGCAGGCAGAAAAGGCTGAGGGAGGACTACGGCTTCGCTTGTGACTGTGACCGCTGCAAGGTCGAAGCCCAGTGGTCCGACCATGAGGGAGAGGAAGAGCAGGATCACGGggaagaggaggaggaagaggaagagctTATGGATGAAGACATTGATCAAACCATGGGTTCTTCTGCAGAGCCTGAGGGTGAGTCTGAGTTTGACTTCCCCCACGCCTATTTCTTTGTGAGATACATGTGTGATCGAAACAACTGCTGGGGCACGCTCGCACCTCCACCACCCTCCGCTGCCAATTCTAAATCTAATGTTATGGAGTGTAATGTCTGCGGCAATCTAAAAAATGATGACCAACAACTATCCATGGATGATGCTTGACTGCTGCCCGTTGTTCTTTGATGAATGCCTTTTTGTCATGTAAGTGTTCTCACTTTTGTCCAGCATTTTTTGACATTATTTATGAAAAAAGAAACAAGCTTGAAATTATATGGTTTGTTGTCTAATGTTTAGGCTTAGCTTGGTTTGGTTTGATTTGATTCTGATATTTGGTCAGATATGTATGTTGTGCTATGTTCATTGCTGCCTCAACCCTTGCATGAAGGGGTAGTGACCTTTGAAAATGAAAGTTACTCCCTTTCAAAATTAGTTGAGTTAGCTAAATAAATAATCTTGTAGCCTAGCCTCTTATGAATATATGTTGTTTGGAGTGGACTAAAGATTAAAGATTTGCTTTTTTCCCCCTTTTTTCTCGGAGGGTGCTCTGTTATGGGCCTTATGGCTAATGCTTCTAGCAATTTCAATATGTTGTCCTTGTCACAGGTTTGAAAAGATCAGGGTCGTTCACTTATCACGTGTTGACTCGTTCTGGTAGTGTCTTTCTCCTATCCTATGTCTTTGGTTAGTTGTTCTAGTTGATCGAACTCTTTATTAAGGAGAGGACTGGAAACCAAGAGAGTAGATGATACATGTTAGATGGCATATGACTAATATGGTAATATATGGTTATGGTGTTCCCATCATTCATTTGTACCATATTGGTTCAATTTTGTTTAATGAACATTTGTGGAGAGCACATTGGCCAAATACAAGTTGTTTGTTATTTGGATTACTGCGactttattattataactatTGTTTGATGATGAGTAAGTGGTTTGGGGCACGAAAATGGCTTGATTGATAttattaaaagaaagaaaaagttggggGTAAGTAGTGTGGTATTTTGGAATGAGTTCGGGTAAGTTGCACGtcttaatatcgtaataaatTAGAATTATGAAGAAAAAGATATATAACCAAAGCAAGTAGCAACTAGCAACAAGAGGGtgggaagaagaaaagaaaagaaaagtctTGATGTAAGTTGTGGTGGGTCTTGAATTGATCATAGAGAGACAATTGCATGTTTGTTTGACTAGGAAATGAGTTACTATATATGTATACAGCATGTGTAACTAAGTCTAATTAGGCTGCCCCTGCTCCCCTTAATGAATATTCGTTCTTTTGGGATAGTTTTCATTGTAATTTTAACATGTGTGTTGAAACAAGATATTATACGACTATAACTATATGCAACCTTTCGGTTAAAAGGGATGCCTATTTGCCTTTCTTTAATTACCTTTTTATCTACATGATCTTTCTATGATATGAAGTTGGATTTTTAGTCAGCTTCAACTCAACTCTAACTCATTATTCACAATTCATATTCGTTTGGGGACCTATTATGCCATTCAAATTTTATAACACGTACAAAAGGagtgacttttgttttgttttgctttGTTAAAACATAACAAGTGGAAAGTGGAAAACACTGTCAGCAGCTATATGTATTGCTTAGGTAGGAATatattcattcattcattcatgTATGTACCAAAGTGAGAAATGAATTTTTATAAGGTATATAATAAGAAAAGAATGCACAAATTGTGTGAGTTAGCAGAAATGGcatttgtttcttttcttttcttttaattttgatttGTTTGATGATTTACTTGTTGTTCCGTTGTCCGTTTCATATAAAAATGAATATTGAATAAGAATAATGTGAATAATGATATGGGCTTTCCCATGCCTttcgttatatatatatatatatatatattttttttttttgtaccttTCTTTATTTCCGTATAACTAAGAGTTGTGTGAAAGTGATGGGTGAGATGAGACTCAACACCAAAAGAACAGGTCACACTCATACGCACACCCAATTCCAAAGAAAAAGTCGTAATTTATGGAAAACGGAAAAGTATGTATATATGGGTTGGCATTTGGAAGAGTTACATTAGGTTTTTGGTAAATATATGTATTAGGAAAGAAAAAAGATTAGAATAAACGGATGCGTATAAATAAGTAAAAATTACATGATTGGGTTTGGACATAATAAATTTGTTCAGTTTTGGCAAATTTTTTCAATGAAATTGAATGCGTGTGGGTTTTTTTTATTGAAAGAAGGTAATAAATAGGAGAGACTAGGAGGACTCAAAAGTCAAATGACAGACAACTCAAACGCATAATATAAATAGTGGTACTATTCACTGTTTGTGGAGAATGAAGGAGGAGATGCTTTGCTTTTTGACTACGAACCAGTCTCACTGTGGGTCTCCCAAATCTGTTTTACTTGTTTCTAATTGTTTGTCATTTGTGGCAACTAAGGTTAGAACCCAGTAATTTGGCTCCTTCTCTTCacgtatatttttatatatatatatatttatatattttcaagttaaataaaaaaataaaataaatgggaAAAACCCAAATACATGTTTGTTTATAGTGAATAAAAAAGAAGAGGGATAGCATAAGAAGTGGTGGCAGTGGGTGTGGCTTCTCGCATGCGAGTTGTGTCACTCACTTGACTTGAAAAGGACCATCTTTTATTCTGTTCTTTGGAGGCCTGAGAGGTTGCTCATTGCTCCTCTTCCTCCTAATCTTACTTATTATGTAATGGCAAATATGTAAAATTATACTAAAATGTTGTAAATAATGGTAGGAGTAAGTAGTAGTGTTTTAGAGTAATTAGTAATTAGTAATTAGTGGTGTTTAGTAACTTTTttataattaagttttaaatcaatAAATAGATAAATAGTGGAGTAGAAGAAGGAATTGGAGTTCCCACTTGTTCGATCCTTTCTATCTTCATTCATTGCCAaccaattttaattttattaaaaaaaggaaaaaaaaagatatttttacatttaaatttaaatatccaAATCCTAAGGAGGGTAGGAATGCCAATTCCTTTATTTCCATTTAATGacaattatttattatattatcttttttttttttttcaaaaaggaTAGCAGATATAAATAGAGAGGAGTGGAAGGGCAAGAAGGGGAGAAGGAGTAGAAAATAAGaggcttttattttcttttcatctGTTTTGTTTTGTCCTTCTCCTAATCGAAATCTAATCTTATAAAATCGACTCTCATTAGGATTCTGGTTTTGCTTTCCATATACAAACTCTCCTTTTCTCTTTCTTCtcagctttctctctctatctccctccctctctctctctctctctctatttatatatatatatatatctatataaacaCTTTTTCTCCTCATCATCATACCCAAACCAAAAGCAAATAGAATGAGAGCCTTGGTTCTCCAGGAAGACGAGAAATAGCGTAGATCAAAGGAAAGCATCCAGATTCAGAAGCGAAGATCATCGTCTTCATCACCgccatagaagaagaagaagaagaacagtTGGAAGCAATCTAGGTTTttgcttatttatttttatttatttctatgCATTATATAAATACATACGAGGACATTTGATTGATATGCGAGATATATTGGGCTGTGTGCATATGCAGAGTGTGAGAATGGGGGTGATGTACGAGGCCATCCAAGGGAAGGAGGAAGGAGCCGATGATCTGGAATTGGGCCTCAAAGTCTCCAAACCACAATCACATCAACAACATTGCTTTGTTCTTCCGCCCAATCCCAATCTCAAACCACCACGACTCGTCTCCCTCGACGTTTTTCGCGGTCTCACTGTTGCggtaaattaatattattttttctctctttttataatttttatattaatagatatatgtatgattatttaaTAGAAAATAGTCAAATTAAGAGTGCGTCTCCTTCTCCACTGGGCTGATCCCAAGTGGCTTCCGTGAATCAAATCGTATCCATTAATACCTGTAAATGTAAGGTCAGGTCGGGGAAGATGACAAAATCTTTCCTCCCTTTTTCTCCCTTAAACGACGTCGTTACGCTCTTCCGCcgaataaataaaaagaaaaagtgaAAATATTAACAGCATGACGTGTGTAGAGACTAATggttactttttcttttctttttgcctttgaaaattaaatatctttttagaCTTGAAGTCGTcgttttaattttgaaaattagaaGTAAATCAAACTAAACAGTCCTACCCTCACTAATCCCTATATTAGTATTAACTAGCTAATTAGTACGTAATACCATACGGATTATATCAAATAATTGTCTCAAATATTTATGgtgaattctttttttttttttttgtgtttaaatGCATGCATTGAATTATTTTGGTAAAAAAgaattgaattgaattgaataGATTAGTGATGAATGGCGGCCTTTATGGAAAGGTATATTCGTTACAAGAAGTCGGCATATGATTTGGTTTGTGATAAGTGATAACCGCGTAGGCACATCACAAGTGGCGAGACATATAAAAATATCTTTGGCCCCCTAGACTTGTAGACATTTAGACTATTAGTTAGTTGTCTGTCATTACTAAAATTCTTAATTAAGCCATATTCAGATGAATTTAATATTATCATTTAGTGGTGCAAGATTCGTTTCCAATAATAACtactattatttaaaaaaaattgttgggTAGTAGTGGCGGTGCCTGTAGTATTCGATTTGCAACAAAAACACACCACAACACTTGACCTTAAATCAACCGATAATCGGTTGCTTTGCTTGCACCCCTAACCTACACTACAAAACA
It includes:
- the LOC133822475 gene encoding histone-lysine N-methyltransferase ASHR2, translated to MGEREEALRAVEIPGRGRALVASQPLRGGQIVLKDSPILVYSALPLILASPSSSSYCAHCFRTLPLPLPSAPQPLPTCPNCCSERFCNHNCLSAASTSTHSPWLCQSLLRLRHHSSSLSPEQQLQARFLLAAHNLANLSSPHFQILLSLQGQSEPDSTAAAQFIYSLISSVCLPPASGWFSLELSAALLAKDKLNAFGLMEPFSESAPRSVRAYGIYPKASLFNHDCLPNACRFDYVDFPSGENNNIDIIVRMIHDVPQGREVCLSYFPVNENYPSRQKRLREDYGFACDCDRCKVEAQWSDHEGEEEQDHGEEEEEEEELMDEDIDQTMGSSAEPEGESEFDFPHAYFFVRYMCDRNNCWGTLAPPPPSAANSKSNVMECNVCGNLKNDDQQLSMDDA